The following coding sequences are from one Paenibacillus sp. FSL R5-0912 window:
- a CDS encoding AraC family transcriptional regulator yields the protein MRQAYRKANALLNQHISNLSDGQTSFHIHYWGFMPNHYNNSLHRHSFFEICYVQQGTGSYLDDDVLYPLEPGALFCSRPGIWHQIRSEQGLVLFFIAFEIDESRTPAACRKLFQDITASGQAIASHENAALSARIWLTLFSLAESEAAVSRLPMNHLALALLHSFTQAFSPESNPQAGAMEEVSGEHRHFERAKLYIRDNLSSPLQMAQVARELDISPRHLSRIFQVRLGQTFVHYIQERRIQQAKDLLLHTDLPIKDIAERCGFESVHYFTRVFTKQLGVSPARFRRLQFADGRQNL from the coding sequence ATGCGTCAGGCGTACCGGAAAGCCAATGCACTTCTCAATCAGCATATCTCAAATCTCAGTGACGGACAAACCTCATTTCATATCCACTACTGGGGCTTCATGCCGAATCATTATAATAATTCCCTCCACCGCCATTCTTTTTTTGAAATCTGCTATGTCCAGCAAGGCACGGGCTCTTACCTGGATGACGATGTCCTCTACCCCCTGGAGCCGGGAGCCCTGTTCTGCTCGCGCCCAGGTATCTGGCACCAGATCCGCAGCGAGCAGGGGCTCGTTCTGTTCTTCATCGCCTTTGAAATTGACGAATCCCGGACCCCTGCGGCTTGCCGCAAGCTGTTTCAGGATATCACCGCCAGTGGACAAGCCATAGCCTCGCATGAGAATGCCGCGCTTTCTGCCCGAATCTGGCTTACCCTCTTCAGTCTTGCCGAAAGCGAGGCTGCAGTGTCCAGGCTGCCGATGAACCATCTGGCGCTTGCCCTGCTGCATTCTTTCACGCAGGCGTTCTCTCCCGAATCTAATCCGCAGGCCGGAGCCATGGAGGAAGTCAGCGGGGAGCACCGCCATTTTGAGCGGGCCAAGCTTTATATCCGCGACAATTTGTCCTCCCCACTGCAGATGGCCCAGGTTGCCCGGGAACTGGATATTTCCCCGCGCCATCTGTCGAGAATCTTCCAGGTTCGGCTGGGCCAGACTTTTGTCCATTATATTCAGGAACGGAGAATCCAACAAGCCAAGGATTTGCTGCTGCACACCGATCTCCCCATCAAAGACATCGCCGAGCGCTGCGGCTTCGAATCTGTGCACTATTTTACACGCGTGTTCACCAAACAGCTGGGTGTCTCCCCCGCCCGGTTCCGCAGACTGCAGTTTGCGGACGGAAGGCAAAACCTGTAG
- a CDS encoding response regulator transcription factor translates to MYTILIVDDEKIERDGIRGLIAEMKYELHVIEAENGEKALEYLRLNPVDILLTDIKMPFMGGLELAEQASLAQPSLEIIIYSAYGEFDYARRALYTNASSYLLKPIDMDEFAGVMSGVMQKCADKATQQLRTAEIMQGYQKGLEYEKEKWLTDLLNGVNVISDAGTLPFGGGTAALMLIDFKERYFDRNYEAFEETVQQLTAGEYELLNLNEYQSVLIVPCPPSGGREKIRGMSERMAERIAERFYRHCCIVFSPVISDWQEISACYEQMEQTLDYKFFFEDTVVLFAGDDFAGRIPDIVSAETLIADINQFINLGEHAGASRSIELLFNHLSRNGSSSAIYVKYLCSDLVRNAFEQSGRRQKTDFQQTVERIFKSDSILDVKEVLLQALSEIEPEGGAQGESKRHLVQQVIRIVEKDFRDDLSLEAIAGRVSLNPTYLSHVFKKETGQSLIKFITLQRLERAQHLLGSTNMKIVDIAENVGYWSSSYFCLTFKKYYGISPQKYREMLDE, encoded by the coding sequence ATGTATACCATATTGATTGTGGATGATGAGAAAATTGAACGGGACGGTATCAGAGGGCTGATAGCCGAAATGAAGTATGAGCTTCACGTCATCGAAGCAGAGAACGGGGAGAAGGCGCTGGAGTATCTTCGCCTGAACCCGGTGGACATTCTGCTCACAGATATCAAAATGCCATTTATGGGCGGACTGGAGCTGGCAGAGCAGGCAAGCCTGGCGCAGCCATCCCTGGAAATAATTATATACAGTGCTTACGGGGAATTTGACTATGCAAGGCGGGCTTTGTACACCAATGCTTCCAGTTATCTGCTGAAGCCGATTGATATGGATGAGTTCGCCGGGGTCATGTCCGGTGTGATGCAGAAATGTGCCGATAAGGCAACGCAGCAGCTGCGCACTGCCGAAATTATGCAGGGGTATCAAAAGGGTCTGGAATATGAGAAGGAGAAGTGGCTGACAGATTTGCTGAACGGGGTTAATGTCATCAGCGATGCTGGCACGCTGCCCTTTGGAGGGGGGACGGCTGCGCTAATGCTGATTGATTTCAAAGAGCGTTATTTTGACCGCAATTACGAGGCTTTTGAGGAAACGGTGCAACAGCTCACAGCCGGTGAATATGAACTGCTGAATTTGAATGAATATCAAAGTGTGCTGATTGTCCCTTGCCCGCCCAGTGGCGGCCGGGAGAAGATCAGGGGCATGAGCGAACGGATGGCAGAGCGGATCGCGGAACGGTTTTACCGGCATTGCTGCATCGTATTCAGTCCGGTGATCTCCGATTGGCAGGAGATTTCAGCCTGCTACGAGCAGATGGAGCAAACCTTGGACTATAAATTCTTTTTTGAGGATACGGTGGTACTGTTTGCCGGGGATGACTTTGCAGGCCGTATCCCGGATATTGTCAGCGCCGAGACGCTGATTGCGGACATCAACCAGTTTATTAATCTCGGAGAGCATGCGGGCGCTTCCAGAAGCATTGAGCTTCTGTTCAATCACTTGAGCAGAAATGGAAGCTCCTCCGCGATATACGTCAAGTATCTATGTTCCGACCTGGTGAGAAATGCGTTTGAACAATCGGGCCGCAGGCAGAAAACCGATTTTCAGCAAACGGTGGAGCGTATTTTCAAAAGCGATTCCATTCTCGATGTGAAGGAAGTGCTGCTGCAGGCACTCTCTGAGATTGAACCGGAGGGCGGCGCTCAAGGTGAAAGCAAACGCCATCTTGTACAGCAAGTCATCAGAATTGTGGAGAAGGATTTCAGGGATGATCTCAGTCTGGAGGCCATCGCCGGACGGGTATCGCTCAATCCGACCTATCTGAGCCATGTGTTCAAGAAAGAAACCGGGCAAAGCCTGATCAAATTCATCACCCTGCAGCGTCTGGAACGTGCACAGCATCTACTGGGCAGCACCAATATGAAGATCGTCGATATCGCTGAGAATGTCGGCTATTGGAGCTCCTCCTACTTCTGCCTGACCTTTAAGAAATATTACGGAATCAGTCCGCAGAAATACCGTGAAATGCTGGACGAATAG